The window AGCAAGGTGCGTGGCAACTTCCTAAGCGCGCTGATCCGATGGTCCTGAATCCTGCtgtaataattaaacataattttagcTACACAAGAttatcagtttatatttttattaaaagaattatttgaaatcaaattttaacccttttttttatttttttcttaaaaaaattgcacaaaaaatatatttaaaaatataataaaaattatgttcattatttttattttggatatttttaggtattttgggtatttatttaattattttaagccataaattatacttaatttatgtctaaaatcataattaaataatttcaaccccttcgtgggtttaattttggtaaaataaatataatattttaatctcaaattatttttaaaattttactttttttttaattaaagtttaattatcacaataattaaccataATTTCATCTTAATCtctttttgagttattttaaatttaaaaattcaaaatattattttaatattattataaaatattattattattattattataaattagagtatgtcaaattttatttttataactatatataaatataaaattataaaacatatacCATTTATACcgtttcttataatttaaaccaaacaataataatatatataacttatactaacatatatattattatacctaattatgatttatatttctataccatttatatcttatataatttataccatcTACTCACACaacataaaacattaatatGATTGAGTTTAAGGATATTTGAGCTTCCTTAATTGTAACACTACAAttccaattaaaaaaaaagtctttcaatcaaaatttagggacccaattttcttttattattattattattattattattattattattattagtataagAGGATAGTGTTtgtatagtttattattttctaCACACTTCttcttgaataaaaaaaataccactattttaagttaaaatagtatagtaaaaaattgatttaagaatttatttttgatgCATGTATCTTTCTGTAATATAGTTATAAGTATTAATAGTTGTGATTAAAGAGTTAAATATTgcaagtttgatttttttaaaaaaatatttatgttaaaatggATGGTCATGATTAtcgaaataatattaatttattataaaaaatatgttttttttaatttatactaatattattcaaaaaaattattcgATAGTTCTATTCCAAACCAGTAGGCTCGATTAGAGTGCTCGTGGAACATGATAGAGCTCACGATGAGCTCTCACCTTCTCTCACGATCCCTTTAAAGGGAATTTAGGTATAATCCACCGctaaaattgttttttcataCTACAATGAATCCGTTCGATTTTATTCTAactataatatcataaattttcgatttaataaattttataaataaattaatgagttatcatcccaattttcatattcaatttattttaaataaaattaacttaaatgataagaatttatctaaaataacaaatatcaCGATTTTGAttctcaattaaaaaattactttaactaaatatcatatttcacatatttaaaaattaaaatttttattattatttgaacttatttaagttattaatatctaaaatattataaaaatagaaatatttattttctctaaaaaaaaaaatctaataaatctaaaaatatgaaaactaaattatatatttttattaatcctACATTaggttataaattaattaatcaatttaatacGGATGTCTAGTCTCTGTACCCAGAAGGATATAGAGGCTGAGCTGTACACAACTTTGGAGTGTGCTCAGTACAATTGCAGCCCGACTCGACCAAtgaatttcatatattaattgtATCGGTAACTGTGACAACTTCGATTAAATGACCACAAATCTTTTTAAGTCCTGTAAAACAAgttctttaatttataaacaaccaaaacaagtccccaatatttaaaattttaaaaagttctcaattatataaattttacttttaatgtCTATtcttaatattctaatttattaaacttattaattaaagcatattaaaaaatatcatataatataaaGTAATCTTGTAAACAACTACTTTTagttattagtttataaatattttaatataataaaatcactttaaaacaacttttgagaaataagaataaaatattgaaactagagtcatttatatatgatttttataatatattttgtatgatttttAAAGATTCACCCTACAACAATAAATATGATGATATGGTAGTTGATTATTGTGTTAGCAACTTTTATCTAAAAAGAAActttaaaatagttattatataaataatataaattatttaatatgtaagTTGAATTTGAACTTTGTTAATTTAAcaactaaatttaaaaagaatatggtaaatatttgtgataattcaaattatttaggGTTTATATTGGAAGAGATGTAATAATTGAGggcataaaaatatatttttcatgctttaatttggttaataaaatgTCTTTAATTTgaagcttcttcttcttcttcatctttctcttttctTGTTGGGTTTATTTTGGCAGAGGAGCGAAACCAGGGCACGTTTTGCCCATTCTTCGTTCTTTGTATCTACTCTCTACAAGCTGCTCGTTACCCTTTATTCGCCGTCGTCTCTACTATCTGTCTGTATTCAACATTTCTGTGAATGATTTAACTCTCAATCAGCACCCAACCACAATGGTAGAGCCTCCTTTTCTTGTTACTTGATTTTCTTTCCTTCGTTTTAATCGATTCTTTATGCATGTTGTTATGCAGTATGAATTTCATTCTTTGGTTGACAAAAACATGTATATTGATTAAGAGAATCATTAACTTAAGCGATATGTATTGCTTTTAGGGGGGACATCTAAGATTGAAGAATGAATAGTTTTTGATACCCAGTTTCCTAATTCTGCTTTTGATTTTTGATGAAGAACTTCCTTCTATTAAGGACCATGCTCAGTCACTAGTAAGAATGAACCTTCAAGATGATCTGAATGAATGATTCACATAAACCCTTAAGGATTCATTCAGTATAATTTGTAGAGAGCTAGGGATATGTAGCAATCAATCTGTTCCAATTTCAAAAGGGTTATCTCAAGTAACATAATTTgtgttaatatttaatttattcattcctAGTTTCTTTTGGATCATTACAACTATCTTGTTTCTTGCTTTTTGAGATTTGTCTTTATCGTTATATAAATACCCATTATTTGTTGAACTGATTTTGTGGCAATAAAATAGAGCAACACAAAAGGAGATCAATTTTAAGGCTCCAGTAATTGTCCAGTCCAGTTCATCACCATGTCAAGGCAAAGTCAGCTCCCACCTCGGTGTCCTTTGCAAAAGAAAACAAGACAGGTTCCCTCTTCTCAAGATCCTCAGCAGCAGAAACCTCAAAGCTCTACAGGATTCTGGGGTGACCATTCAACCAGCGATTCTGGGACTGTTTTTGATAACTTGAAAGTGTCATTACTGAGTTTGTCTCAACTTGGTTGTGACGAAAGTTTGGGTTCAAGTGGTGATTCGGGCTGTGTCCTGGAATCAGCTTGTACATATGGGCCTAACTCCCCTAGGGCAAAAAGCAAACCGACGTTACTCAGCAACGTCTTGAATGTGTCATTACTGAATTTGTCTCTACCTGGTTGTGATGAAAGTTTGGGTTCAAGTGGTGATTCGGGCTGTGTCCTGGAATCAGCTTGTACATATGGGCCTAACTCCCCCAGGGCAAAAAGCAAACCGACGTTCCCAGATAACAGGATGGTTTCAGCACTATCAGAGTATATTTCGCAGAATTCCAAGCAATGTCTGGTGGGTGATTCATCTGGAGGTGATGTTGTTAATGTATCTGCTGGAGAAGCTGATTTTGAAACAAAGCCTGTGAAAAGGTTAGCCtcttttaaaatctattttcttgattttttagatttgaactcatttttatttcatCCTGAAATCTATGTGGATTGCGATAAATTTGACAGACATTCTGGTCAGAGGTCAAGGGTTCGAAAACTCCAATATATTGCTGAACTTGAAAGAAATGTAGAAATCTTTCAGGTAAATGACTATTTGACTGTCAATAAATCTTTGATCGGGAGATCTCTaacaaagattttttttaataataatgctgGTGTAGGCTATACAATCGGAGTTGGCATGTAAAGTGGCTTCCTCGTTGCAGCATCGCTTTTCTTTGTCACTGGAAAACAACAAACTAAAGCAGCAGCTTCTGAGACTTCAACATGAAAAAATGATGCTTGATGGTATTATTTTTCCAATGATTGATTTTCAGAATCCGGATAGTTCCTTTTAGGATTTGCAGAAACAAATTGTTTATTTTGGACTATTTTTGTTGTCTTATACAGATGAGTATCAGTTGCTGAGAAATAAGCTGGATACATTTGCAAGTTATGGGTCAAATTTTAAGTTCCAGGATGCTGGTGGTTCAAACACAATGTGGCAGACGCTTGACTTGGGAAAACTCGATCTTAATTAGTCGTAGAAGACTAATAAAAGAGCATATATTTGCAAGAAAGActtgaaatattttctttaaaatgctacattttatcttttcatGTCAGTCTTATTGGAGATAGGTTGAGAAAACAGCTAAAACTTCCTTGTAAATAGGCTTCTTGAAATCCACTGCCTGTGGTAACAAAAAACCCAGAAATTCAAATGACAAAAAAGGaagtttttttattctcaattcATAAATGTTCAAAGTTCTCACAAGATCAACTATTTGTTGTGATGACATCCATGACCACTCTTCAAATTCAGGCTTCTCATTCCCATCTCCACCAAGGttgatttcttcttcctttcctgTAAATTCAAAAAGAAACCTGCAGTTTCCAATCTGTCAATGATTGGGGGAAGCCATTTTTTGTGTAAGATGATTCACTCACCATTTCTGTACTTGGCCTTTCCAGTTTGATCCGTATAGACGCTTGTGTCTTTCTCTAGCTTCAGGCGAGAATTCATAGGCTAAGCAATAAGGTACCTAGCATAAACCCAGTTCACAATTTCAAATAGTTCAGGAACTAGAGAAAGGGAAACAAGATTAACCTCTGCAAGTAGTTGAGCTGATGTAATTCCAGTTTCTTCTTTTAGTTCTCTAATTGCTGCAACTCTTGGATCTTCGTTATTACCTATACCACCCTGTGGCATTTGCCATGTGTTGGCTATGTCAAGCCTTGAAGCTGCAAAAATCTGTGAGGATAGTGAGGAATTATAATCATTCCCCAGAGATTGAGAGAAAGAGATTTGTGTATAACCTTTTTGGAGTCGTTGATCAAACAAATACCCACATTTCTTCTGTAGCCTTCAGGTGGGTTGTCAAGGGAGATCATCAAGGGCTCCGGccaggaagaagaagacgatGAAAGTGGGTTAAGGCAAGAGATGACACGTGCACTCTGTTGTTGATTCTGAAGGATCATAATTCCGGTGAGATTGATCTGTTTGTAAGAGGAAAATACTGAGGATTGTGATAATGGGCAGATGAGCTTTTTATCGGTAATAGGAGACGAGATCGCCGATGAAATTCGACATACAGAAGTAGTATCCATGAGTATATTCTTCCCGGAGTCTTTGACTATAAAGGTTCAGTTAGGGACAAAATGGTATACAAATCTCACAACGGGTACACGTGATTCATGTAGCGATGTTTCCAAAGTAAAcatactaatttatttgtttattttttacaaactaaCATTactgtttaaatttattttttattttgtattaatgttataacttattattaaatacattttaaatctaattatttatatttttatataatataattattgtcataattttaactatatttaatatttgtaaaattttaaatatttaattttaaaatttaaatgttataataaattatattcatattataaaattaataatatttttatatttttaaatttattttaataaataatagtatgtgattttattttgtaaataaacgtgccaaaattaacttgttcaaattaaaatagataattaaaaaaaaaaaactataatttatgTGTGTAGTCAAGCACTGTAGTAACAAGATTacaaattattacaaaattagataattataataatttttatttattattatattataattattaaaatattttaaatgaattatatattatataaatatttataaaaatattgagcGATGATGTcatctattatattataatatattataatatatagaaatactaaattaaatatataaataaatagaatgtatttaataataaaatataatattaataaaaacattaaaataatcaaaataaataaaataattctaacaaaCTTGGTTGATTTGAGAAAGATTTAACAAGTAATTTAGtttgataagtttaattttaaaaaaatatatatattggggAACTTTCTGTTAATGTGTAGCTAgcaaaattaaacattttatatttttgtactGAACTTATTTTTggtgattttaattttatgtattaagATGTTACAATATGCAAACTCCCCAGTCAAAAGTCAAATTATCTGATAATCTTTAATACAAGTggagtttatttttaattttttaattttttttaaggctTATATCATTTTTACAAGTTTGTTTGATTCTCACTTATcacactaattaattaaaatattttttattttaaattattattttttattttatttatatatatcaatactttaaataattttatcaaaaaaaaattcattacctaatcaaaataataataattcataattaatttttttctctcttacctTAATAAaagtcttaat is drawn from Impatiens glandulifera chromosome 3, dImpGla2.1, whole genome shotgun sequence and contains these coding sequences:
- the LOC124931559 gene encoding basic leucine zipper 34 encodes the protein MSRQSQLPPRCPLQKKTRQVPSSQDPQQQKPQSSTGFWGDHSTSDSGTVFDNLKVSLLSLSQLGCDESLGSSGDSGCVLESACTYGPNSPRAKSKPTLLSNVLNVSLLNLSLPGCDESLGSSGDSGCVLESACTYGPNSPRAKSKPTFPDNRMVSALSEYISQNSKQCLVGDSSGGDVVNVSAGEADFETKPVKRHSGQRSRVRKLQYIAELERNVEIFQAIQSELACKVASSLQHRFSLSLENNKLKQQLLRLQHEKMMLDDEYQLLRNKLDTFASYGSNFKFQDAGGSNTMWQTLDLGKLDLN
- the LOC124931560 gene encoding nudix hydrolase 26, chloroplastic-like, whose translation is MDTTSVCRISSAISSPITDKKLICPLSQSSVFSSYKQINLTGIMILQNQQQSARVISCLNPLSSSSSSWPEPLMISLDNPPEGYRRNVGICLINDSKKIFAASRLDIANTWQMPQGGIGNNEDPRVAAIRELKEETGITSAQLLAEVPYCLAYEFSPEARERHKRLYGSNWKGQVQKWFLFEFTGKEEEINLGGDGNEKPEFEEWSWMSSQQIVDLAVDFKKPIYKEVLAVFSTYLQ